TAAAAAAGCAACTAGAAATTAGGCTTTTACTTTATAACTATTTATCCAAATATAAGTTTGATTACAATATTTTGTTATTAATATTTACTTTTAACTAGGAGGAGTCAATATGAATGATAACATTGAGCGAGTAAGAGAAGTTTTTACTCAAAAATCAACTAGAGTTGATACAAATAAGGGAGATGAGTTTTATAAATCATTATTTGAAAAATCAAAAGCTAGATTAAAATCTTTAAGAGAGCAAAAACCTCTTAGAGATATAGATATGATGGAGGTTATTGAAACTGAAGGGGTAAACAGAAGAGATTTTATGAAGTGGGTTAGTGCAACAACTGCAACACTTATGCTTCCACCTATGTTTGCTCCTTTAGTTGCAGAGGCTACTGAACTTATGAATAGGGTTCCAGTAATTTGGATAGAGTTACAAGATTGTGCTGGAAATACAGAAGCTCTTTTAAGAAGTTCTGCTCCAACTGTTGATGATTTATTATTTGATGTTTTAAGTTTAGAGTTTCACCATGCTTTAATGGCATGTGCAGGAAATGATGCTGAGCATCAGTTAGATGATGCTGTTGAACATTTCAAAGGAAAATATTTACTTTTTGTTGAAGGTTCAATTCCAACTGCTATGAATGGAAATTATGGGACAATTGGACCATCTGGTGAAACTTTTCAAGAACATTTAGCAAGATTGTCAAAAGATGCAGCAGCTGTTGTAGCTGTTGGAACATGTGCTACTTTTGGTGGAGTTCCAGCTGCTTCTCCAAATCCAACTGGTGCTGTTGGAGTTATGGATTTAGTAAAAGGAAAACCAATTGTTAATATTCCAGCTTGTCCAGCAAACCCAGCAAATATGGTTGGTGTTGTACTTCATTATGTTTTAACTGGTCAAGTTCCTGAACTTGATTCACTTTTAAGACCAAAATTTGCATTTGGATATAGAATTCATGATAACTGTGAAAGAAGAGCTCACTTTGATGCTGGAGAGTTCGTAGAAGAGTGGGGAGATGAAGGAGCTAAAAACAACTGGTGTTTATACAAAGTTGGTTGTAAAGGACCAATGACATTTAATAACTGTTCAATTATTAGATATAACGATGGTGCAAACTGGCCAGTTGGTGTAGGACGAGGATGTATTGGATGTAGTGAACCAGATTTTTGGGACAAATATGCTTATGAAAGACCAATGGCAATAGCAAGAATTAAAGCACCAACTGGTGGAGTTGAAAAAACTGTTGATGAATTTGGTCTAGGACTTTTAACAGCAACTGCTCTTGGTATTGGAGTTCATGCAATTGCAAGTGTAGTTGCTGGTAAAAAATCAAATGAAAATGAGGAGAGATAATGACAAAAAAACATTTAGTAGTAGATCCAATTACAAGGATTGAAGGACATCTTAGAATTGAAGCAATTATAGATGAGAACAATGTTATTACAGATGCTTACTCATCTTCTACAATGTTTAGAGGAATTGAAGAGATTTTAAAAGGAAGAGATCCTAGAGATTGTGGACTTCTTGCAATGAGAATTTGTGGAGTTTGTACAGGAACTCACTATCAAAGAAGTATTGAAGCTGTTGAAAATGCTTTTAGTGTAACTATTCCTAAAAATGCGAGATTAGTACGAAATCTTATTCAAGGTGCTTTATATCTTCATGACCACGTTGTTCACTTTTATCATCTACATGCACTTGATTGGGTTGATATTACAAAAGCACTTGAGGCAGACCCAAAAGCTACTGTTGCTGAAGCTCAAAAATGGGCAGGACTTTCAGGACAAAGAGCTTGGAATGCTTCTGAAGATGTATATATTCAAGTAAAAGAGAGAGTTCAAAAATATATAAAACAAGGAAGACTTGGTATTTTTGGAAATGCTTATTGGGGTAGTGAAGGTTTTAAATTAACTCCTGAACAAAACTTAATCGGTCTTTCTCACTATCTTGATGCTCTTGAATTACAAAGAGATTTAGCAAAAATGATGGCTATTTTTGGTGGAAAAAATCCTCATCCTCAATCTTTTGTTGTTGGTGGAGTTACTTGTGTTCAAGATATAAAAAATCCTGCAAGAATTGCTGAATTTAAACAACTTCTTAAAAGAGGAAGAAAGTTTATTAAAGAGGCTTATTTACCAGATGTTTATATGGCTGGAACAATGTATGGTGAAGAGGCATTAAATGGAACAGGTGGTGGATTAGGAAACTATATGAGTTATGGTGGATTTAATTTAGATGATTTACCATTTTATAAATCTAAAAAATTATTCCCTGCTGGAATTGTAAAAAACAAAGATTTAAGTAAAGTTTATGAAGTAGATGAAGCAAAAATTACTGAAGATGTTACTCATGCTTGGTATAAAGGAAATACAAATCTTCATCCTTTTGATGGAGTTACAGAGCCAAACTATACAGGTTTTGGTAAAAAAGAGAATAATATTGCTTATTTAGATACTCAAAATAAATACTCTTGGATTAAATCTCCACTTTATAATGATGAAAGAATGGAAGTAGGACCACTTGCTAGAATGGTTGTTGGATTTGCTAGTAATGATGAGTTAATTAAAAAATATGTTACAAATTTTTTAACTAATGCAAATCTTCCTGCAACAGTTTTATTTTCAACTGTAGGAAGAACAGCTGCAAGAGCAATTGAAAGTGAACTTATGGCTGATGTTATGATGGATTGGGTAGATGAGTTAGCATTAAATGCTGCAAATGGTGATTTATCAACATGGACAGAGTTTGATTTTAATACAGTTGCAAAAGATGCAAAAGGAATTGGTCTTGAAGAGGCACCAAGAGGTGCATTAGGACACTGGGTAAAAATTAAAGATGGTAAAGTTGTGAACTATCAAACTGTTGTTCCTTCAACTTGGAATGCAGCGCCAAGAGATTATAAAGGAAGAATGGGAGCTTATGAAGCTGCTTTAATTGGTACAAAAGTTGCAAATGTTGAGCAACCTTTAGAGATTTTAAGAACTATTCATAGTTTTGATCCTTGTATTGCTTGTGCAGTTCACCTAATTGATACAAATGGTAAAGAGCTTGGTGTTTATAAAGTAAATCCAATTTAAGGAGAATACTATGTCAAAAAATATAGAAATAAAAAGAATGACAGGAACTATGAGAATAGTTCACTGGGTTACATTTTTTAGTATGATAACAGCTGTAATCACGGGCTTATATATTGGTCATCCATATTATCAAACATTTATAGCAGATCCTGCTGTTGATAAATATGTTATGGCATGGAATAGATGGGCTCACTTTATAGTTGCTATTATATTTGATGTAACAGCCGTTTTAGTTGGATATTTATATTTCTTTTCAAGATTTGAGAAGCCTTATAAAAAACTAATACCAAATAAACAAAATATTGTTGAATTTTTTGAAGTATTGTTAAATTTAATAACACTTAATAGAAGAAAAAAGTTTGATTCAAGCCATAGTGATAGTTTTAATATTGTATTTTTTACAATATTTCATCTACTTTTAGTGTTTATGCTATTTACTGGACTTCAGCTTTATGTTCATGGTCTTGCATCAGGACATAGCTCAATAGGTGCTTGGTGGCCAGCAATGCTTCATTTAGTTACTGATTGGACTTTATATGTTTTTGGTGGAAATATGGGAGTTAGAATTGCTCATCATTATGCTATGTATTTTATATTAGCTTGGGTAATGTTTCATATTTATTATCAAGTTTGGAGAACAATTTTCTGGAAAGAGGGTGATATTGCTATTGTAATTGGTGGAAGTAAGTTTGTAAAAGAAGAGGAGAAATAGGTTTTAGAAGCAAAAGCTTCTAAAACTTTTAAATATTTATATGAAAAATACAATTATTATAGGTGTTGGAAATATGCTCTTTAAAGATGAGGGTATAGGAATTTATGCTAGTGAATATATAAAACAAAATTATGAGTTTGATGAAGATTTAGAGATTATTGATGGTGGAACATTAGGATTTAAACTAATGGCATATTTTCAAGAGTATAAAAATGTCATTATTTTAGATACTGTGTCTATTGATGATGAAGCTGGAAGTATATTTAGGC
Above is a genomic segment from Aliarcobacter cryaerophilus containing:
- a CDS encoding hydrogenase small subunit is translated as MNDNIERVREVFTQKSTRVDTNKGDEFYKSLFEKSKARLKSLREQKPLRDIDMMEVIETEGVNRRDFMKWVSATTATLMLPPMFAPLVAEATELMNRVPVIWIELQDCAGNTEALLRSSAPTVDDLLFDVLSLEFHHALMACAGNDAEHQLDDAVEHFKGKYLLFVEGSIPTAMNGNYGTIGPSGETFQEHLARLSKDAAAVVAVGTCATFGGVPAASPNPTGAVGVMDLVKGKPIVNIPACPANPANMVGVVLHYVLTGQVPELDSLLRPKFAFGYRIHDNCERRAHFDAGEFVEEWGDEGAKNNWCLYKVGCKGPMTFNNCSIIRYNDGANWPVGVGRGCIGCSEPDFWDKYAYERPMAIARIKAPTGGVEKTVDEFGLGLLTATALGIGVHAIASVVAGKKSNENEER
- a CDS encoding nickel-dependent hydrogenase large subunit; translated protein: MTKKHLVVDPITRIEGHLRIEAIIDENNVITDAYSSSTMFRGIEEILKGRDPRDCGLLAMRICGVCTGTHYQRSIEAVENAFSVTIPKNARLVRNLIQGALYLHDHVVHFYHLHALDWVDITKALEADPKATVAEAQKWAGLSGQRAWNASEDVYIQVKERVQKYIKQGRLGIFGNAYWGSEGFKLTPEQNLIGLSHYLDALELQRDLAKMMAIFGGKNPHPQSFVVGGVTCVQDIKNPARIAEFKQLLKRGRKFIKEAYLPDVYMAGTMYGEEALNGTGGGLGNYMSYGGFNLDDLPFYKSKKLFPAGIVKNKDLSKVYEVDEAKITEDVTHAWYKGNTNLHPFDGVTEPNYTGFGKKENNIAYLDTQNKYSWIKSPLYNDERMEVGPLARMVVGFASNDELIKKYVTNFLTNANLPATVLFSTVGRTAARAIESELMADVMMDWVDELALNAANGDLSTWTEFDFNTVAKDAKGIGLEEAPRGALGHWVKIKDGKVVNYQTVVPSTWNAAPRDYKGRMGAYEAALIGTKVANVEQPLEILRTIHSFDPCIACAVHLIDTNGKELGVYKVNPI
- a CDS encoding cytochrome b/b6 domain-containing protein produces the protein MSKNIEIKRMTGTMRIVHWVTFFSMITAVITGLYIGHPYYQTFIADPAVDKYVMAWNRWAHFIVAIIFDVTAVLVGYLYFFSRFEKPYKKLIPNKQNIVEFFEVLLNLITLNRRKKFDSSHSDSFNIVFFTIFHLLLVFMLFTGLQLYVHGLASGHSSIGAWWPAMLHLVTDWTLYVFGGNMGVRIAHHYAMYFILAWVMFHIYYQVWRTIFWKEGDIAIVIGGSKFVKEEEK